The following are encoded together in the Narcine bancroftii isolate sNarBan1 chromosome 10, sNarBan1.hap1, whole genome shotgun sequence genome:
- the LOC138743808 gene encoding probable G-protein coupled receptor 139 encodes MHVPPRGLVYAIYYTSLAAFAIPVNLTAILILSRGRCGLSRCITQYLVSMAVTDLLVIITAVFLNRIPGIYFPSSFLSITPVCSLSITLIYAARDCSVWLTVSFTFDRFVAICCQKLKSKYCTETTASVVIGIVCVLGCLINVPWYFFHEPIYIIDGIPWYCKLKEIRYTSPMWAAFHWIDRLLTPCFPFVLVIFLNALTVRHILVASKARRRLRVQSNGEKQSDPEMENRRKSMVLLFAISGSFILLWTTHVSYFIHERIHVDYKIKGFNDPVFIFLESANMLLLLSCCTNTFIYAVTQRKFREQFKVVVQYPLILINGLFEQ; translated from the exons ATGCACGTTCCTCCCAGAGGCCTGGTGTATGCCATCTACTACACTTCTCTTGCAGCTTTTGCGATCCCAG TGAATTTAACAGCGATTTTGATCTTGTCGCGAGGAAGATGCGGTCTCTCCAGATGTATCACTCAGTACCTGGTGTCGATGGCGGTGACAGATCTTCTCGTTATTATCACAGCCGTGTTTTTAAATCGGATTCCTGGCATTTATTTCCCAAGCAGTTTCTTGTCCATTACTCCCGTATGTAGTCTCAGCATCACATTAATCTATGCAGCCAGAGATTGTTCCGTCTGGTTAACAGTCTCTTTCACCTTCGATCGATTTGTAGCTATTTGTTGCCAGAAGCTGAAATCAAAGTATTGCACTGAAACAACGGCGTCCGTGGTCATCGGAATAGTCTGTGTCTTGGGTTGTTTAATCAACGTCCCCTGGTACTTCTTCCATGAACCCATCTATATCATTGACGGGATCCCTTGGTATTGTAAGCTGAAGGAAATCCGATACACCTCGCCTATGTGGGCAGCTTTTCATTGGATTGACCGCCTTTTAACCCCTTGCTTCCCATTCGTCCTTGTAATTTTTCTCAACGCCCTGACTGTCAGACATATTCTGGTGGCGAGCAAAGCTCGCAGGAGGCTCCGTGTCCAGAGTAATGGAGAGAAACAGAGCGACCCCGAGATGGAGAATCGGAGGAAGTCCATGGTGTTACTCTTCGCCATCTCGGGCAGCTTTATCTTACTGTGGACGACTCAtgtctcctattttattcatgaACGAAttcatgttgattataaaatcaaAGGATTCAATGATCCGGTGTTTATTTTCTTGGAAAGTGCTAATATGCTTCTGCTATTGAGTTGTTGCACAAACACTTTTATTTATGCAGTGACTCAGAGGAAATTCAGGGAACAATTTAAGGTTGTGGTGCAGTATCCGCTGATTCTAATCAATGGATTGTTTgagcaatga